The genomic segment tgtctctctttcagaatcagaatcagaatcagaaatactttattgatccccggggggaaattgtacagtattggtgctcccattcaagagtagaaagtagcaaaaatgtagaactaaaagtatgtacaaaatataaaaataagaaatagaaaataaaaatacacacatttacaatatttaagtggaagataaagtaaaaaatatatatacaataacataCATAGGcctatgtatgtatatattgttattgtatatattttttttcacccaCGTGTATCTCTATCAGTGAGTGTGAATTTAACAGAAACGCCATCATCTGCTTCATTTATTCCAGCTGTCTCGTCTCAGACCACATTGTGGCCTGCAGCAGAATCTAATTTATCtgatttcctctttctctttcctcctcactgctcaTGCCTCAGAATTCATAGTTATTTTCACCAGTAATGATCTTGCATCCGTTGTGTCACTGTGGCCACTGCAGTGACGTTCAGTATTGCACAGCAGTTCTCACATTagcctcttttcattttcattcatgcccaaaagaaaagtttgttCTCCAAAACAACATGAATTGAAAcaattgaaagaaaacatttcttacCAAATTAACACTGTTATGGTGAAATATCTTATGGTAGTTTTGACTGTATGGAGAAATCAGCAATATTTctataattaaaaacaaaggacCAAAGGTTTtgatatgttttatgttcatttttgcTATTTATTTAAGATCATTTACTTACTTTCTGTTTAAATTGAaacatttgagtgaaaatgCGATTTGCATATAATATACttgaaaatatttaacattgATATTtggtacatacagtatttatacagtattattatgtTCACCAGACTTCACAGTACAGTAAGAATGTTCTTTGCTTTCAAAACCAAGTGTCTAATTTGTGCAAGTGAGTACAAGTATGCAAGAACTGTGGTTTTGACACAATTTGATTTTATCTGTAACTTCGCTAGATGTGTTTAAGCCATTTATTATGAATCTGTCACGATCATAAAgatttgtcattaaaatgtgtatattttttccCAGTACATGTAATTGCTTAGTTTCTATCTAAATAatagacattttaatttgatcaGGTTATCAGTAGGCACCAGAGAAGCACTGTGgcttgttctgtttttaatcaaacttcaggtataaaaaaagataatacaTACATCTTATAAGTGCATTTTGCACAGTTCTACTGTGAGTTATAAAAATAATGTGCCGGTTTGATGCACTTGGACGATTCAACCTGTTTCACTGTGATCCTATAAATATCTCCAGCCATCACTTCTGCGACTTCATTTCCCTTCAGTGTAGGTTTTGTCAACACAGAGTCAGCTAATTGCAGTAACTAGTTTCCCACTGGACGATGGCTGCGTGTGAAGCCACAGAGCCTAAATAGTGTTGCACACTTATATTATGTTTAAAACACAAGTAAGGCTTCACCAAAATTACACTGAGCAAAAGTGGGCCAACAAGCTTCTTCAGTGTAAAGATGAACTGTGAtcatgtatatatgtttttgtcttcctgAAGTCTGGAGTTGAAATACAAATAATCACAGCTTGTGAGGATAAATGGGACTCATGGCAGGCAGAGTGTATCCAGTTTGGGGATTGAACAGAGGAATGGGGTAGGGATATGGGTAAACAGCAGACCCAATGAGAGCAGAGTGAGTCGGACCCACCGGGACATGACGGTACATAAACTGAGATTGAGGTAGTCTTATTCTGTTGGGGAGAAACGCAGGGGGTAATGGAGGTTGGTGCCGAGAGTCTCTCCCTGATTTGTCGTAGCTTGACAGGACGCAAGACAGACCAGTGGTGGAGTGGGACAGACTCTGCTGAGTGGGAGGAACTTTTTGTAACATTGTCCTGgattcctccctcttctccgtCTGATAAAGCCACGGGGTGTTCCGCTTCTTTGCACAAGTCAGAGAGTTGTCCTGCTGCATCAACCTGCCCTGGTGGATTTTATAACTCGGCCGAATGGGAGCGGGCCGCAGAAGCTGCACAGATTTCGGAATAACTTTGGTGAAACTAGAGGTACATGTTGGAGCCCAGCCAGGTTTCACAGGGAACAAGGGGGATGAGTGGGTGAAATACTTGCCACTCCCTCTGTGGATTGTCTTCCGGGCACAGTCTTTCATCTGGACAGATTGGGAGCTGACGTGAGAAACGTCTTTATGCTGTCCTGCAGAGTCTTTGGATGTCTGACTACAGCTCACAGGCTTGCTATCGTCACTACAGCCGGATGTATTATTCACAGAGCTAGAACAGTTTGGGGGTTGTTCAGAGCCTGATGCAGGTTTATCTTCATTCCCTGCTGGGCCATCCTCCGATGAAACAGAGTAAGGGGAAGGGCTgcgagaggaggaagaagataaaGGGAGCGGGGAGCCATCAGAGGAGTTGCAGTTCTGGCTGGATGAAGCCCGGGCCGGAGACTGGGAGCACTGAATGACAGACGGCCTTTCTTTATCCTCAATCTGAGGACTCAGAGGCAAGTTAAGGCTGGCCTGAGCCATtcgcttttttttctccaaaggaGAGATGACCTCTCCTGCAGCGGATGGGATATGAGCAGTCCAGGGGCTGGATGTGGGGACCTGGACAAGGCGGGCATAGACAGAAGTGCAAAGACTGGTGGTGGCTCTGCTTGGCTGGGAGCAGTCTGGATGGTGTCTATCAGAGGTAGCAGTCCAGAGAGCCGAGTGAGGATGCATCACTGCTTCACTTTGGCAGGCAACCTCTGGACTTGTGAGTATCTGTAAAATAATACAGAGGATATTTTAAGACACATTATGTACtaacacatttctctctttttgagACATTGTGACAGATGTTACCTCAGAATCCATCTCTCTATCCGACAGagtccttttcctcttcctctcaacCTTGGTGACCTTGCCATCCAAATTTCTCTTGTATGGCTTCCGTGGTTTGCTCGGAGGCAGAGGcttgtcctcctctccttttatttgtctttcgaAGGGCAGCACCAGcctaaagaaatacatttctgaatatGCATCGACTGATGTAGCGATTGAATCGACAGGTTAGTTGAAAACAGGAATCATCCTCACTTCTCATAGTGTCTGCGAGTGCAAGTAGCAGCGCTGGTGCTACCCGGACTTCCTCCCAGCTCATCGTATACTTTCTTCCAAAGACGTCGCGCCGTCACCTGTTAGATAACACAGTGGGAAAAAATGCGCACATGTCACAACACATGTCTGTAATGCCTGCAATTATTTGTCACTTGAATGTGTGAGAAGTAACTGAACGATTTTGGGAGAATCAGTGGCTCATCACACCagtgacataaaataaaaatgctcaTGGTCTTCTCCCCTATCACAAACTGATGGGCTGCTTAGTTTGTGACTACCACTAGGGGGCCTCAAAAGGGGCAAATGATCATTGATAATGTATATAATTAtcttttttgtgctgttttatagATTAGTACTCTCCACATGGTGGTAACTAAGCttatttaaaggtcccatactgtagaaagtgagatttccatgtctttttttgattataaagcaggtctaggtgctatataaatactgtggaagtatcaaaatgttcagtccacagagaaatgcacacagcccgtattcagacactgtgtctttaaacgagccgtcaggacttctgtaaggttgtgatgtcacaattaTACAGTtgccgcactcagccacgcagGTCAtttgctccaggcacagcacgcccaccaagtacagggacacgcTCAAGTTATTGGACCGCTCggctcaggactactcttcaagtttttggaggttgttcagtttgtctgaaacggcttgtttcagacagagggtgaactgaggggctgcatgaagggccagtataagacaaataaggacttttttgaaatgtaaatcatgcaaagctactctagcgGAGTCcctgaataaaaatatagagctgaaatgagcataatatgggacttTTAATTGATGTCATGCACAGGGGCGGTGGAGGTAGAGCGTGTCGTCCACTAATCACTTGggaaagacactgaaccccaaattgctcccaaTGGTCAGACCAGCGCCTTGCATGGTATCTTGCTACTGTcggtgtgtaagtgtgtgtgtgtaaatggcaaagcgctatataaatgcagccatttaccatttgCATTCTTACATCTCAAACTTAATGTGCCCTGAGATAGTGTGTCTTCTGTTCCGGGGTGCGTCAGGTGCTTGGACCCTGGCGTACACGCTTTCAAGTCTAGTTTTAAAACTAATTTTTGGAGAAGGAAGGTGGCTTGTTACCCTTAAATGCCACATCTGCTGGTTTTCAGAACTGAAAGAACGCTTTCGCTTTTTAACTTTATACACATGTGGGCGGCttacattgttgtgtttacaccCTGGGATAcagtggtgatggtgatggtgatggtgatggtggtggtggtggtggtgatggtcaTTTTGACCCCCAGCCCCGCTGCCAATTTCAACATGAGTCACACTCTCAGGGCATGTCCCACAGtgtcaacattaaaaaaaataaaagacaaaaagatacATCGAGAGCTCAGCAGCCTAAATGTCCTGTGTTGTGGTAGAAACCACCTTGTTAGCACCTGACCTACAGCTTTTTTTCCACGTAGAAACCAATAAACACTGAAGCCTTGTGCATGAGTCAAAGGACTATGAACACGTACTAAGAACTCGTACTTACTGAATCATAGCCCCCGAGTTTCTCAACAGCTTTGTAGATCCTCCAAAGGTTAACTGggagtggaaaaacacacacacatgagaacctgattattttcattcagatTCCATGTGAATATTGTGTTCACTCAACAGCAAGCATGGTGCTAATGAACGCCAACTCACTCTGCTTGAAGCCCAGGTGAGGGATCCTCTCTATGGGTGTCCCTCTGTCCTTCATAAAAGAGTGCAGACTTGATACAAAAGCCTTCTCCACTATCGGCACTACATTGGGCCTCGATTCTTCCTCACATTCAGTCAGGGAGTCATGAATCTCAATGACAGAGGGAGAAGCCTAGCGAAGAGAAAAGCAGACGCattagagaaaataatctgtgtgttttgcatcaAAATCAAGTAGCTCCTGTAAATGTGGCACAGTCCACTGCACTGACATGGAAACCTGTTTTACAGTTGAAGGTATCGTCGTAGATGGGGGAAAAACGACTCACAGAGTCATCTCAAGGGACGCGAATGTTGAAATGAAACGTCAAAATCAGAGAGTAGGGTTTTACCGCTACTTTCAATAGATAACCGCTACACATCCTGtctggagagaaagaagcagacTTGTGGGGTTTTTGGTTGAGAGTTGTCAGTCACTGGTATCacaaatgtcacagtgaaaaacaaacgAGTCAAAAGAAGGACTTTATACATAAAGTGTAGTAAACAACATGTATCTGTGGGGATTGATGAGACGCCAGAATAAAGGTACTGCTttctaaatatctaaaaaaataaataactggtTGCATGTTTGCTGTATTACTGTAGTACTAGTGGGAGTAACTTTAATCAGGTTTGTATCAAGTGTTACAAGAAATTGACAATGTCACTATTTGTGGTTTGCAAGaaaggagaaatgaaacagtgaAGGCATGCAGAATTAAAATCATCAGTTGGAGACATTTCAAATAGAGAAGTACAAaacaatgaagagaaaaaacTGAGAAACTGTTGATGAAGACGAAATAGTTTCTGTATTGTCACCCTGATTATATCCTTGCTTTAAAAGTTTGATTTTGGGGGTTGTGCTTTGAAGTTATCTCTTCTGATACACAGGCGATGTGGGCAATATACATGCGGTGTAAATAAGTGGCAGTTGTCAGTTTTTCCCAGCAACAATATTATTCCTGCCGTGTGAATGCCGGCTTAAACGGCACAAATGCTGATATATCCACTTATGTTATTGCAGTGAAATCATAGATTACGGTATTTCACGTCAGATATTTTCATGTGAAATCTCACATCGCCTCTGTGCCGATCAATTTCGGCAGATTGGATGCCAAAAGAGACCACAATGGACAATgtcaatattttactttgaatcACCGCTCGTAGAAGCTGCTTTGTTTCTGCGGCAGTCATTGTACAACAAAATGGCTCGAGGTGGTTTCATATTGAATCAAGTTCCTCTATGTGGTTCCTGGTTCCGAGAAGTAGGCCTCCAGAGTGAGTAATAGTGAAGGTGCATGCCTCTAACCAAGATAGCCCCGACTGAGTCACAGTTCAGCAGCTCCACGCTGCTGTTCCCAGCCaacagctagcagctctgaCCTTCCACTGTTCTGTACAACCAGCTTTTCCCATTGCAGATATTGGGTTTGTATTagcctaaaaaaaaatcacaaattgaaTTGTCTGTATTTCCAGAACTGTGACTGTGGCTGATAAACGTGGAACATGTGCAAACTTCTGAGACGGTGGTGTTAAAATTGCAATTTTTTTCTTGGGATCTTGCATTAAATTCACCGGAATTTGCAATGGGGCCTTTTGACTTTCAGCTATTGCTTTCAGAATTGATTCACAAAACTTTCGGGTGTGTGCATCAATGGCTGCCTACAGGAAACGTCTGCACTCTAAGCCACATACTGAAGCCCCTGTGCTGCACATCTCACCCTACACCAGAGTGCGAATATTATTGTGAAACATTCTGCTGATTTCCACCAGATGAAATTTTCTGGAAAACTGTGTGGGTGATGTTGATGTCAATGTGTTGATATGTGATTCTCGCAATGATTGTCAGTGGCAAGCTGGATTGATGCAATCGGCAGGCCAGAAGTCACCACAGAAACCACCAGGCTTTCAACTAACATCAGCTTTGGAAATTTGATGAGCTAATTTGTGTTTCTCATATTGTACCTCTCATTTCAGTTACCAGAATAGTGGCTGTGAGGACCTCCTGCAGTTTCTGTATGTGCAACGAAATATTGTGGTGTGTCTTACGGCTGAGAAGTGCGTGCGATTTGTAGCCCTCTGAGAATTCAAAGCAGAATCACTTATTCCTTATTACTCATTTCACAATCAGCCGCTGAAGAGATGAAACGACTGTACGCACACAGTCAGCACTTAACAACTTTGCCATTATCTCAAATTCActaaaaaagggaaatgaaaacacaacgcACAAGTCACTCTGAGTAGTCATGTCTGTAGTCGCTGATTAACTGTAACTGATGGAAATTGCCCAGACTGCTGCCAGAAGGCCAACTGACATTTCTTCAGCAGGGACTGTGGTTAGTACCTGGCTGTCGGTCGCCTTCTCTTCGTCACTGGCTGCGGTTTGTTGTGACGTCTCACTCTGGTCCTCTTGAGCTTCACACATCGACATGAGACACACAGGAAGGGACAAGACATTCACCATTTGAATTCAAAGAACCACAGTCAAGGAACCAAGCACttcttcattaaaatgaacagtGGTAGAGGCTTTAGATTAGACTAGCCCCGAGTCACTGAAGCATTATATGCAAAATACAGattaaaagtattaaagtattaaaagtgaTCATCGTCTCTGTTGCGAATGGAGTCGTTTTCATAATACGCGCAATGGTCAGATGATCCATCGGCACAAAAAATTCGAAATCTGTAGAACATATTGTCAACTGAGTCTGATATAAAACCACAGGTTGCAAAACCACTTCCTGCTCATGAACAAAACCGCCTGTATGATGCACTGTATGATATTGTAACACATAAACTGCAGTATTTGGCAGCGGTGGGACCATCTCAAGCAATGAACTGCAATGTACTGTTATGTAAAGCACAACTGCCTGTTATTCCCTGAATTCAGATAAACGTGAGGGAAGAAACTGTACATAATTTTACTATAGGTGGTGGAATATGAGATATTAGTATAGTAGGTTTTATTCTCATGTCTTACATGTCTTATGCAGGACCACATTCATGCATTTGATGAGGAAAATAAACCCGAGCATCGAAAATCACAAGCCCTGGGAATGAAATGTGATTCTGAGAATGAAATGCCATTCAGCTCAAAACCTTGTAGCCCTCCACCCACAGTGATATCATTTGTGTGCAAAACCAATACGCTTCTCTTTTGAGATCACTTGTTTCCTGTGCTGTGGCTTGAACCTTTAATTCTGCTTTCAGTAGCCTCTAACTTCTCATTTCAGCATGTTGAAATATTCTTTTTATATATCGTATTATTTCTCAAGCACTTGTGAACATGCACCTTTTATGAGTTTGCTTCTTTGtgtataaacaaaaacatggtggttttttg from the Enoplosus armatus isolate fEnoArm2 chromosome 4, fEnoArm2.hap1, whole genome shotgun sequence genome contains:
- the arid5a gene encoding AT-rich interactive domain-containing protein 5A; this encodes MCEAQEDQSETSQQTAASDEEKATDSQASPSVIEIHDSLTECEEESRPNVVPIVEKAFVSSLHSFMKDRGTPIERIPHLGFKQINLWRIYKAVEKLGGYDSVTARRLWKKVYDELGGSPGSTSAATCTRRHYEKLVLPFERQIKGEEDKPLPPSKPRKPYKRNLDGKVTKVERKRKRTLSDREMDSEILTSPEVACQSEAVMHPHSALWTATSDRHHPDCSQPSRATTSLCTSVYARLVQVPTSSPWTAHIPSAAGEVISPLEKKKRMAQASLNLPLSPQIEDKERPSVIQCSQSPARASSSQNCNSSDGSPLPLSSSSSRSPSPYSVSSEDGPAGNEDKPASGSEQPPNCSSSVNNTSGCSDDSKPVSCSQTSKDSAGQHKDVSHVSSQSVQMKDCARKTIHRGSGKYFTHSSPLFPVKPGWAPTCTSSFTKVIPKSVQLLRPAPIRPSYKIHQGRLMQQDNSLTCAKKRNTPWLYQTEKREESRTMLQKVPPTQQSLSHSTTGLSCVLSSYDKSGRDSRHQPPLPPAFLPNRIRLPQSQFMYRHVPVGPTHSALIGSAVYPYPYPIPLFNPQTGYTLPAMSPIYPHKL